The candidate division WOR-3 bacterium genomic sequence ATACGATTTAACTGGTAGAAAAATTATAAATATCAAAAGAAAAGGAATTTACATAAATAAAAATAAAAGGAAAATACTGAAGATAAAATAGATAGTGAGTTATCTTGAAATAAAAAAACTTTATAAGAAATTTAAAAAAGAAGAAATTTTAAAGGATATAAACTTAGAGGTAAAAAAAGGGGAATTTTTTGTTGTTCTCGGACCTTCAGGATGTGGCAAAACAACACTTCTAAAAATTATTGCAGGTCTTTTAAAACCTGATAAGGGTAAAATAATTCTTGAAGAAAACGATATTACAAATCTTGAACCGGGAAAAAGGGATGTGGCTATGGTTTTTCAGAACTATGCTTTATACCCACATATGAAAGTTATGGAAAATATACTATTTCCTTTAAAAATAAAAAAGATTAAAATAGAAGAACAGAGAAAAAGATTGAAATGGGTGTCTGAATTTCTGAAAATTGAAGAAATTCTTGAAAAAAAGCCTTCTGAAATATCAGGTGGCCAGCAGCAAAGGGTGGCTTTAGCAAGGGCACTTGTAAGAAATCCTAAAATCTTTTTAATGGATGAGCCCTTATCAAATCTTGATGCAAAATTGAGAACTGAAATGAGAAGTGAGCTTAAAAATCTCCATAGAAATTTAAATATAA encodes the following:
- a CDS encoding ABC transporter ATP-binding protein; the encoded protein is MSYLEIKKLYKKFKKEEILKDINLEVKKGEFFVVLGPSGCGKTTLLKIIAGLLKPDKGKIILEENDITNLEPGKRDVAMVFQNYALYPHMKVMENILFPLKIKKIKIEEQRKRLKWVSEFLKIEEILEKKPSEISGGQQQRVALARALVRNPKIFLMDEPLSNLDAKLRTEMRSELKNLHRNLNITTIYVTHDQIEAMTLADKICILNKGEIMQIGTPEEIYEKPQNFFVASFIGTHGINIIESENFILCVRPEKFYLARQEGKNYEFYVRLNSYDFIGEYYVLKCDIVDVVFDGSHIDTKKGEIKVIMNRKPEYRNIIFYVREKDVYRFDRNKLRLS